From a region of the Triticum aestivum cultivar Chinese Spring chromosome 7D, IWGSC CS RefSeq v2.1, whole genome shotgun sequence genome:
- the LOC123164518 gene encoding SUMO-activating enzyme subunit 1A isoform X2: MGGGGGGGAEEEELTAQETALYDRQIRVWGVDAQKRLSKAHVLVCGVNGTTIEFCKNIVLAGVGSLSLMDDHIVTEDDLNSNFLIPHDESVYGGKSRAEVCCESLKDFNPMVRVAVAKGDPSLIDGTFIDRFDIIVLSRASLKTKLFINDNCRKRSKHIAFYSVDCKDSCGEIFVDLQNHSYLQKKPGGEPEQQELKYPSLQEAISVPWKDLSKKTTKLYYAMRVLESYESSEGRDPGETSLSDLPAVLALRKDMCDRMSLDESRIPTSLLERLLAAGKKEHPPVCAILGGILGQEVIKSISCKGDPIKNFFYYDAADGKGAMEDTPPTPED; encoded by the exons atgggcggcggcggcggcggcggcgcggaggaggaggagctgacgGCGCAGGAGACAGCGCTCTACGACCGCCAGATCCGCGTCTGGGGCGTCGATGCCCAGAAGAG GCTAAGTAAGGCGCATGTGCTTGTGTGCGGCGTGAACGGTACTACTATTGAG TTCTGCAAGAATATTGTTCTAGCAGGAGTTGGCAGTTTATCCTTGATGGACGATCACATAGTCACAGAGGATGATCTCAATTCAAACTTCCTAATTCCTCATGATGAGAGTGTGTATGGTGGTAAATCACGGGCAGAGGTTTGCTGCGAGTCCTTAAAAGATTTCAATCCAATGGTCCGAGTTGCTGTTGCAAAAG GTGACCCATCACTTATTGATGGAACATTCATTGACAGGTTCGACATTATTGTACTCAGCCGCGCATCTCTTAAAACAAAG TTGTTTATTAATGACAACTGCCGGAAAAGAAGCAAGCATATTGCCTTCTACTCTGTAGACTGCAAGGATTCTTGTGGTGAAATATTTGTTGATCTGCAGAACCATAGCTATCTTCAG aaGAAGCCTGGAGGAGAACCTGAACAGCAGGAGTTGAAATATCCTAGTCTGCAG GAAGCTATTTCTGTGCCCTGGAAGGATCTGTCCAAAAAAACAACTAAATTGTACTACGCCATGAGAG TCTTGGAAAGTTATGAATCATCTGAAGGGCGCGACCCCGGTGAGACATCACTTTCTGATCTACCTGCAGTTTTGGCTCTGAGGAAGGATATGTGTGATAGAATG TCTTTGGATGAGTCTCGAATTCCTACGTCTCTCCTGGAACGGCTTCTAGCAGCTGGGAAAAAGGAACATCCTCCTGTATGTGCAATCCTTGGTGGCATTCTTGGTCAG GAAGTGATTAAGTCAATATCTTGTAAAGGCGATCCGATCAAGAATTTCTTTTACTACGACGCCGCTGATGGTAAAGGGGCCATGGAGGACACCCCCCCAACTCCTGAAGATTGA